From the genome of Vigna angularis cultivar LongXiaoDou No.4 chromosome 11, ASM1680809v1, whole genome shotgun sequence, one region includes:
- the LOC108333872 gene encoding endo-1,3;1,4-beta-D-glucanase: MVGSECYSNPPILNASSGVGYDTNIAGVNTYVTGSPLAVLAIVLVSDIFGFKPPLLRKIADKVANHGYFVAVPDFFNGEPYNSENVSRPFDAWFKDHDPAKGIETAKPIIEALKRKGASAVGFAGFCWGARTVTDLGKAKLIQASVLLHPSFITVDDVRGVEVPIAILGAEHDSIAPPKLINQFKQVLDAKPEIDSYVKIFANVSHGWTVRYDPNDPKAVEAAGEAHTIMINWFDKHLKK, encoded by the exons ATGGTGGGAAGTGAATGCTATTCGAACCCTCCCATTCTCAATGCTTCAAGTGGTGTAGGCTATGATACCAATATCGCTGGTGTTAACACCTATGTCACTGGTTCTCCTCTAGCCGTTCTTGCCATTGTTCTTGTTTCTGATATTTTTG GATTTAAACCACCACTTTTAAG GAAAATTGCAGACAAAGTTGCAAACCATGGGTATTTTGTGGCGGTTCCTGACTTCTTTAATGGAGAACCCTACAATAGTGAGAATGTGAGCAGGCCCTTCGATGCTTGGTTTAAAGATCATGATCCG GCAAAAGGTATTGAAACTGCAAAACCTATCATTGAAGCCTTGAAAAGGAAAGGTGCTTCTGCTGTGGGATTTGCTGGTTTCTGTTGGGGTG cTAGGACTGTAACTGACCTTGGAAAAGCCAAACTTATTCAAGCTTCTGTGCTTTTACATCCATCATTTATCACTGTGGATGACGTCCGTG GTGTTGAAGTTCCAATTGCTATACTTGGAGCTGAGCATGACTCAATCGCTCCTCCAAAGCtcataaatcaatttaaacaagtCTTAGATGCTAAACCTGAG ATTGATAGTTATGTGAAGATATTTGCTAACGTCTCACATGGATGGACGGTGAGATACGATCCTAATGACCCAAAAGCTGTGGAGGCTGCAGGGGAGGCTCATACAATCATGATAAACTGGTTTGATAAACATCTTAAGAAGTGA